From Amphritea atlantica, a single genomic window includes:
- a CDS encoding DUF2066 domain-containing protein has translation MIRNLCSCLLVLVFTGLGSLTQAATVNGLYTAELLVPEQHSQPSGEQLQAGLKTVLIKVSGRSAVVNKSAVVSALRQPAGWLSQFSYQATRTPVSAGDGREVLGQRLVLEFDPVMVDQLLQKSGMKAIGHARPVTLVWLVQQRGTAPRDFVPQGGQIYQELLKQADLRGLPLSVPLLDLNDQNAVDVSDVWGFFRESILQASERYQPDGVLIGRLIQGTGGGWQSEWLLLKDGQARSITPSGALSEQIQQVINESADFTLASLGASSFNYVETGLQLEVANIVDIEDYLQLMDYLRQLPPVDAVRISGVDADRVLFRVELQGGIRTLEQAVRLNPRMMPTSRLSTNGAAAVYTYRWQQQ, from the coding sequence ATGATACGCAATCTTTGTAGCTGTCTGCTGGTGCTGGTATTTACAGGCCTCGGCAGCCTGACCCAGGCAGCTACGGTAAATGGACTTTATACAGCAGAGTTGCTGGTGCCTGAACAGCACTCTCAGCCATCCGGTGAACAGTTACAAGCCGGGTTAAAAACGGTACTTATCAAAGTATCCGGACGCAGTGCTGTCGTCAATAAATCCGCTGTCGTGAGTGCGTTGCGTCAGCCCGCTGGCTGGCTTAGCCAGTTTAGTTATCAGGCGACCCGGACACCTGTATCGGCCGGTGATGGCCGCGAGGTGCTGGGGCAGAGGCTGGTGCTTGAGTTTGATCCGGTTATGGTCGACCAGTTGCTACAGAAATCCGGCATGAAAGCGATCGGACATGCCCGGCCCGTGACGTTGGTTTGGCTGGTGCAACAACGCGGAACAGCGCCCCGGGATTTTGTGCCGCAGGGAGGTCAGATATACCAAGAGTTATTAAAGCAGGCAGACCTGCGGGGCTTACCACTAAGTGTGCCTCTGTTAGATCTGAATGATCAGAATGCAGTCGACGTGAGTGATGTGTGGGGCTTTTTTCGTGAATCAATACTCCAGGCTTCCGAGCGTTATCAGCCCGATGGGGTGCTTATCGGACGGCTGATTCAGGGCACGGGTGGTGGCTGGCAATCAGAATGGCTGTTGCTCAAAGATGGTCAGGCCCGTTCAATCACGCCCTCAGGGGCTTTGTCCGAACAGATACAGCAGGTGATAAATGAGTCAGCAGACTTTACACTTGCCTCGCTGGGGGCATCCAGTTTTAACTACGTCGAAACAGGATTGCAACTTGAGGTCGCTAATATAGTCGATATCGAGGACTATCTGCAGTTAATGGATTATCTGCGCCAGTTGCCGCCGGTTGATGCGGTGCGGATCAGTGGCGTTGATGCTGACCGGGTATTGTTTCGGGTTGAGCTACAGGGCGGGATTCGGACGCTGGAGCAGGCGGTTCGACTCAATCCACGGATGATGCCAACGTCGCGGTTGAGTACTAATGGTGCTGCAGCGGTGTATACCTATCGCTGGCAGCAACAATAA
- a CDS encoding YfcL family protein, with translation MTAYEQQAESIYNRLIEMENGAEPNQLFLCSYLLGHISLVSAEQGETATEFDQRVETSLEDAFKIDQLSAEDLHDIRSLWVEISETAK, from the coding sequence ATGACCGCATACGAACAACAGGCCGAATCAATCTATAACCGCCTGATCGAAATGGAAAATGGCGCAGAGCCCAATCAGCTGTTTCTCTGCAGTTACCTGCTTGGCCATATCAGTCTGGTGAGCGCTGAGCAGGGCGAAACCGCCACAGAGTTCGATCAGCGGGTCGAAACAAGCCTGGAAGATGCATTTAAAATTGACCAACTCAGCGCTGAGGATCTGCACGATATTCGCTCACTCTGGGTTGAAATTAGCGAGACTGCGAAATGA
- a CDS encoding immunity 22 family protein, producing the protein MNFEKEGIVSVWYSTTDYASIPDSYFEEDEQGLDQWAKNYQISRYDPENMETNGCETGRDAVRKIIAPCSWSYSYGEAVIKKIEKLGDKQISWLILMFDFEYRAKKTHIFEDEYVHFVGCFPYDMDAGNLD; encoded by the coding sequence ATGAATTTCGAAAAAGAGGGCATCGTATCAGTCTGGTATTCGACTACCGACTATGCCAGCATTCCTGACAGCTACTTCGAAGAGGATGAGCAAGGGCTTGATCAATGGGCCAAAAATTACCAGATTAGCCGCTATGACCCTGAAAATATGGAAACCAACGGCTGCGAAACCGGCCGCGACGCAGTTCGCAAAATTATAGCGCCATGCTCATGGTCTTATTCATACGGCGAAGCGGTGATCAAAAAGATTGAAAAACTCGGCGACAAACAGATCAGCTGGCTGATACTGATGTTCGATTTTGAGTATCGCGCTAAAAAAACCCATATTTTCGAAGATGAATATGTACACTTCGTTGGCTGTTTTCCATACGATATGGATGCAGGCAATTTAGACTGA
- a CDS encoding DEAD/DEAH box helicase, with product MSDTQVAFSDLDLPSSVLKSITELGYETPSPIQAACIPLLLNGQDVLGMAQTGTGKTAAFALPLLSRIDLKLNKPQVLVLAPTRELAVQVAEAFQAYARHVPGFHVLPIYGGQSYTLQLKQLRRGPHVVVGTPGRVMDHLDRGTLILDELKAMVLDEADEMLRMGFIDDVETIMAKTPAERQTALFSATMPEQIRRITKRYMRDPQEIKIASKTTTMENIDQRCWIVSGVNKLDALVRILETEDCGGIIIFARTKTATTEIAEKLEARGYAAAALNGDMNQQLRERTVQRLKDAKLDILVATDVAARGLDVERVGMVINYDIPYDTEAYVHRIGRTGRAGRDGKAILFVAPRERRLLKQIEQATRQPIKQMDLPSRDMVQDKRLESFREQVTSIFNDEDMSVYRELIDQLAADTELETLDLASALLYMAQKDKPLILPPEPEPRPRRERDNERDSDRGAKRERINYADLDVYRLEVGRNDGVQVKNIVGAIANEADINSRHIGDIRLFDDHSTVQLPKGMPPEVLQQLKGVFICRKKIEISLMEGEIARPAPRKPRGDFKGKGRNDRGGNDRGAPRKPRPRRDA from the coding sequence ATGTCAGACACACAAGTCGCATTCAGCGACCTTGATCTCCCCTCTTCCGTTCTTAAATCCATAACAGAGCTTGGCTATGAAACACCATCCCCCATCCAGGCAGCTTGTATTCCGTTACTACTGAACGGTCAGGATGTTCTGGGGATGGCACAAACAGGTACCGGTAAAACAGCTGCTTTTGCCCTGCCCCTGCTTAGCCGTATCGACCTGAAACTCAATAAACCTCAGGTTCTGGTGCTTGCACCGACACGCGAATTGGCTGTCCAGGTGGCTGAAGCTTTTCAGGCATATGCTCGTCACGTTCCTGGTTTTCATGTTTTACCAATTTATGGTGGCCAGAGTTACACCCTGCAGCTGAAACAACTGCGTCGCGGCCCCCACGTAGTGGTTGGCACGCCTGGACGTGTTATGGATCACCTGGATCGCGGCACGCTGATTCTGGATGAACTGAAGGCGATGGTGCTTGACGAAGCAGACGAAATGCTTCGCATGGGCTTTATCGATGATGTTGAAACCATCATGGCTAAAACCCCGGCTGAACGACAGACTGCCCTTTTCTCTGCGACAATGCCGGAACAGATCCGCCGCATCACTAAGCGCTATATGCGCGATCCACAAGAGATCAAGATCGCATCCAAAACCACCACCATGGAAAATATCGACCAGCGTTGCTGGATCGTTTCCGGTGTGAACAAGCTGGATGCGCTGGTTCGGATTCTTGAAACTGAAGACTGTGGCGGCATCATCATCTTTGCCCGCACCAAGACCGCAACCACCGAGATTGCCGAAAAGCTCGAAGCCCGTGGCTACGCAGCCGCCGCACTGAACGGTGATATGAACCAGCAACTGCGGGAACGCACGGTACAGCGACTAAAAGATGCCAAACTGGACATTCTGGTAGCTACCGATGTTGCAGCCCGCGGACTGGATGTTGAGCGTGTGGGTATGGTGATCAACTACGATATTCCCTACGACACTGAAGCTTATGTTCACCGTATCGGCCGTACCGGTCGTGCTGGACGTGACGGTAAAGCGATTCTGTTCGTTGCGCCCCGTGAGCGCCGCCTGCTGAAGCAGATCGAACAGGCAACCCGCCAGCCAATCAAACAGATGGATCTTCCTTCACGCGACATGGTTCAGGACAAACGTCTCGAATCATTCCGCGAACAGGTGACCAGCATCTTCAATGATGAAGATATGTCAGTTTACCGCGAGCTGATTGATCAGCTCGCCGCTGATACTGAACTGGAAACCCTGGATCTGGCCTCTGCCCTGCTCTACATGGCACAAAAAGATAAGCCATTGATTCTGCCACCAGAGCCGGAACCACGTCCACGCCGCGAGCGGGACAATGAGCGCGATAGTGACCGCGGTGCGAAACGTGAACGCATCAACTATGCGGATCTGGATGTCTACCGCCTGGAAGTTGGTCGCAATGATGGCGTTCAGGTTAAGAATATCGTCGGCGCAATCGCCAACGAAGCTGACATCAACAGCCGCCATATCGGTGATATCCGCCTGTTTGATGACCACAGCACCGTTCAGCTGCCCAAAGGAATGCCTCCTGAGGTTCTGCAGCAACTGAAAGGGGTTTTCATCTGCCGCAAAAAGATCGAGATCAGCCTGATGGAAGGTGAAATCGCTCGTCCCGCACCACGCAAACCCCGCGGAGACTTTAAAGGCAAAGGACGTAATGATCGCGGCGGTAATGACCGTGGCGCTCCGCGCAAGCCGCGCCCGCGTCGCGACGCTTAA
- the hda gene encoding DnaA regulatory inactivator Hda → MSSPEPFQIPLGITLRDDARFENFLCQGNELLCNTLDQAARGEGEQYLYIWGNSDSGCSHLLQAVCHASDPVGRTAVYLPLDELMDMGPGVLEGMEHLDLVCLDHIQIIAGNKQWEEGVFHFFNRIRAENNRLLVAGDRAPRQLSLNLPDLASRLSWGMVFQVHNLDDDGKVRALQLRARGRGFTISEEVAWFLIHRASRSMADLFELLDKLDSASLSAKRKVTIPFVKQVLGL, encoded by the coding sequence ATGAGTAGTCCTGAACCGTTTCAGATACCTCTGGGTATCACACTGCGGGATGATGCCCGATTTGAGAATTTCCTTTGCCAGGGAAACGAACTGCTGTGCAATACCCTTGATCAGGCTGCCCGGGGTGAAGGGGAGCAGTATCTGTATATATGGGGTAACAGTGATAGCGGCTGTTCTCACTTGCTGCAAGCGGTTTGCCACGCCTCCGATCCGGTTGGGCGAACCGCTGTGTATCTGCCGCTGGATGAGCTGATGGATATGGGGCCTGGTGTACTTGAGGGAATGGAACACCTTGATCTGGTCTGCCTTGATCATATACAGATCATCGCGGGCAATAAGCAGTGGGAAGAGGGCGTATTTCATTTTTTTAACCGTATCAGGGCAGAAAATAACCGGCTGTTGGTGGCCGGTGACCGTGCTCCGCGACAACTCAGTCTCAACCTGCCCGATCTGGCATCAAGGCTTAGCTGGGGTATGGTATTTCAGGTGCATAATCTGGATGATGATGGCAAGGTGCGTGCCTTGCAGCTGCGCGCCCGGGGACGTGGATTTACGATCAGTGAAGAGGTCGCCTGGTTCCTGATCCACCGCGCCAGTCGCAGTATGGCTGATCTGTTTGAGTTGCTGGATAAGCTTGATTCAGCCTCGCTCAGCGCCAAACGTAAAGTTACAATTCCCTTCGTTAAGCAGGTCCTGGGTCTCTGA
- a CDS encoding AI-2E family transporter codes for MSDSQRWFFLIFTLVVGFLLYLLQPILTPFLVAALLAYLTDPMADRLEARGLSRTLSVVVVFLLMTAVLLLLVILLIPQLGYQLQVMLKMVPQVFTMIQTVWIPWLEQYVGVSFAEFDLQSVQTLMSGHWQQTGSLLKGLFSSVSQSGLALAAWVANLVLIPVVTFYLLRDWDVMMDKIGVLLPRNVERKVTLWAQECDEVLGAFIKGQLLVMLALGVIYSLGLWTVGLDLALLVGMIAGLASIVPYMGFIIGIVAAGVAAMLQFNDITMLGWVGLVFAVGQALEGMVLTPLLVGDRIGLHPVAVIFAIMAGGQLFGFVGILIALPVAAVIMVLLRHLHQGYKSSKLYDC; via the coding sequence ATGAGTGATTCGCAGCGGTGGTTTTTTCTCATTTTTACATTGGTAGTCGGGTTCCTTCTCTACCTGCTACAGCCGATTCTTACCCCTTTTCTGGTCGCTGCGCTTCTGGCGTATCTGACTGATCCGATGGCCGACAGGCTGGAAGCGCGGGGGCTCAGCCGGACGCTGTCCGTGGTTGTGGTGTTTCTGTTGATGACCGCAGTTTTACTGTTACTGGTGATTCTGCTGATACCCCAGCTGGGCTATCAGTTGCAGGTGATGCTGAAAATGGTGCCGCAGGTGTTCACTATGATTCAGACTGTCTGGATCCCGTGGTTGGAGCAATATGTCGGGGTATCCTTTGCTGAATTTGATCTTCAGAGCGTGCAGACGCTGATGAGTGGTCACTGGCAGCAGACCGGCAGTCTGCTGAAAGGACTGTTTAGCAGTGTCAGTCAATCGGGCCTGGCGCTGGCGGCCTGGGTGGCTAATCTGGTTTTGATTCCTGTGGTGACGTTTTATCTGTTGCGTGACTGGGATGTCATGATGGATAAGATTGGCGTTCTTCTGCCGCGCAATGTTGAAAGAAAGGTAACTCTCTGGGCGCAGGAGTGTGATGAGGTATTGGGTGCCTTTATAAAGGGGCAGCTGTTAGTCATGCTGGCACTCGGGGTTATTTACTCTTTGGGGCTCTGGACTGTCGGTCTGGATCTGGCGCTGTTGGTTGGGATGATCGCCGGTCTTGCCAGCATCGTGCCCTATATGGGGTTCATTATCGGTATCGTTGCTGCGGGTGTTGCTGCCATGCTGCAGTTTAATGACATTACCATGCTGGGATGGGTCGGGCTTGTCTTTGCCGTGGGGCAGGCGCTGGAAGGAATGGTGCTGACACCGTTGTTGGTGGGGGATCGCATCGGCTTGCACCCGGTGGCTGTTATTTTTGCCATAATGGCCGGAGGGCAGCTATTTGGTTTTGTGGGGATTTTGATTGCACTTCCCGTTGCGGCCGTTATTATGGTGCTCCTTCGTCATCTGCATCAGGGATACAAAAGTAGTAAACTTTATGACTGCTGA
- the purN gene encoding phosphoribosylglycinamide formyltransferase gives MAEKSIVVLISGSGSNLQAIIDAIASGQINGRIAAVLSNKEGAFGLERAEKAGIPQIVINHQAFDSRESFDAAMMEAIDSHQPDLIVLAGFMRILTPAFVRHYQGRMLNIHPSLLPKYKGLNTHLRAIEAGDSQHGCTVHFVTEELDGGPPALQAPVDILPTDNADSLQQRVHSAEHKIYPLAVELFCADRLKLLASGAVQLDGSTLTPEGFQLIQE, from the coding sequence ATGGCAGAGAAAAGCATTGTTGTACTGATCTCCGGCAGCGGTTCTAACCTGCAGGCGATCATCGATGCTATTGCGAGCGGTCAGATTAATGGCCGCATCGCTGCGGTACTGAGCAATAAAGAGGGGGCATTTGGCCTCGAACGCGCAGAAAAAGCCGGTATCCCTCAAATCGTTATCAACCATCAAGCCTTTGATAGCAGAGAAAGCTTCGATGCTGCGATGATGGAAGCGATCGATTCCCACCAGCCGGACCTGATCGTGCTGGCGGGCTTTATGCGTATTCTCACGCCGGCCTTTGTGCGGCATTATCAGGGACGGATGCTGAATATCCATCCATCCCTGCTGCCAAAATACAAAGGGCTCAATACCCATCTGCGGGCAATAGAAGCCGGTGACTCACAGCATGGCTGTACCGTCCATTTCGTCACTGAAGAACTGGATGGCGGACCACCGGCACTTCAGGCACCCGTCGATATTCTGCCCACCGACAACGCCGATAGTCTGCAACAGCGGGTTCACAGCGCCGAACACAAAATTTATCCGCTGGCGGTGGAGCTGTTCTGCGCTGACCGCCTCAAGCTTTTGGCTTCAGGAGCGGTTCAGCTCGATGGATCTACTCTGACACCTGAAGGATTTCAACTCATTCAGGAGTAA
- a CDS encoding DUF3047 domain-containing protein — protein MPDIYSITYTLLLALLLGIAPARASSEQLPGFDPQGIAQWENESFAGETHYTLITEGDNQLLEARSDHSASGLYYKKTIPISHDTRLSWRWKVSKVWPAAAETTKAGDDFPARVYIIVSDGPFFWQKRTLVYVWSNNQPVNARWLNPFTHRAVMWAVDSGNSLTGQWTQHTRNLQDDLKTVFNKTYREIVAIAIMTDSDNGGASFLSWYDDIRLSETPSAPDSAPLQ, from the coding sequence ATGCCTGATATTTACTCAATAACGTACACACTCTTGCTGGCATTATTGCTTGGTATTGCTCCAGCCAGAGCCTCGTCAGAGCAACTGCCGGGTTTTGACCCGCAAGGTATCGCGCAGTGGGAAAACGAAAGCTTTGCCGGAGAAACCCACTATACCCTTATCACAGAAGGCGACAACCAGCTGCTTGAAGCCAGATCAGATCATTCAGCCTCCGGTCTTTACTATAAAAAAACCATTCCAATCAGCCACGACACACGCCTCAGCTGGCGCTGGAAGGTCAGCAAAGTATGGCCCGCTGCCGCTGAAACCACAAAAGCCGGGGACGATTTTCCGGCCCGCGTTTATATCATTGTTTCAGACGGGCCCTTTTTCTGGCAGAAAAGGACACTCGTTTATGTCTGGTCGAACAACCAACCCGTTAATGCCCGCTGGCTAAACCCGTTCACTCACAGGGCCGTGATGTGGGCCGTCGACAGTGGAAACAGCCTGACAGGCCAGTGGACGCAACATACACGCAACCTTCAGGATGATCTGAAAACCGTTTTTAACAAAACCTATAGAGAAATTGTAGCGATCGCTATCATGACAGACAGTGATAACGGAGGCGCAAGCTTTTTAAGCTGGTATGACGATATCCGCTTATCCGAAACGCCGTCAGCGCCAGACTCTGCACCTCTTCAATAA
- a CDS encoding DUF3108 domain-containing protein produces MRFSTLFISALLAVSSIPGHASELFKPFRAVYKAQWDLGISFGGDAVGVLKRSGDHWVSSLSAEALIAKVNEFSEFTVQGQKVQPQRYEYHRKVIGGDKDAVLRFNWDSGTVINDVAKKPWSIDVAEGTQDNLSYQMQLRLDLAAGKKTLIYKVADAGKIKTYPFINLGTETVTTAIGSFEAVKIQRDRGTDSKRDTYIWFAPELDYIVIKLQQVEKSGKEYSLLIDQLEFTDP; encoded by the coding sequence ATGCGTTTCAGCACACTATTTATCTCTGCACTATTGGCTGTTTCGTCAATTCCCGGGCATGCGTCTGAGCTATTCAAGCCCTTCCGGGCGGTCTACAAAGCCCAGTGGGACCTGGGCATCTCTTTTGGTGGGGATGCTGTCGGCGTGCTGAAAAGAAGCGGCGATCACTGGGTATCTTCCCTTAGCGCTGAAGCGCTGATCGCAAAGGTAAATGAGTTTTCTGAGTTCACCGTTCAGGGCCAGAAAGTCCAGCCACAGCGTTACGAATATCATCGCAAAGTTATCGGTGGTGATAAGGATGCAGTGCTCCGGTTTAACTGGGATAGCGGTACAGTCATCAACGATGTGGCCAAGAAACCCTGGAGCATCGATGTTGCTGAAGGCACCCAGGATAACCTCAGCTATCAGATGCAGCTGCGGCTTGACCTTGCCGCCGGTAAAAAGACGCTTATCTATAAAGTAGCCGACGCTGGCAAAATCAAGACCTACCCTTTCATCAATCTGGGTACAGAAACAGTCACTACAGCTATCGGATCCTTTGAAGCGGTTAAAATCCAGCGCGACCGCGGCACTGATAGCAAGCGCGACACCTACATCTGGTTTGCGCCTGAACTCGACTATATAGTGATCAAACTACAACAGGTCGAAAAAAGCGGCAAAGAATACAGCCTGCTAATCGATCAACTGGAATTTACGGACCCCTGA
- a CDS encoding MGMT family protein: MIWQVLAAIPPGKVATYGQVASLAGVSGAARLVGRCLSQLPADTRLPWFRVINASGKISFPVGSDGYKRQVKRLQDEGVAVLNGRISLTTFRWQPDGAC; this comes from the coding sequence ATGATCTGGCAGGTCTTGGCGGCCATCCCTCCTGGTAAGGTCGCAACCTATGGTCAGGTGGCCAGCCTGGCGGGTGTTAGCGGGGCTGCCAGACTGGTCGGTCGCTGTCTGAGCCAGCTGCCAGCAGATACCCGGTTGCCCTGGTTTCGGGTGATCAATGCCAGTGGGAAGATCTCTTTCCCGGTGGGAAGTGATGGCTATAAGCGGCAGGTCAAAAGATTACAGGATGAGGGCGTTGCCGTGTTAAACGGCCGGATAAGTCTGACAACGTTTCGCTGGCAGCCCGATGGCGCCTGTTAG
- a CDS encoding TIGR01621 family pseudouridine synthase — MQAYSLVVQTDDYLIINKAPGISVHRDEADTGLLQQISADLDCGPLYLVHRLDKMTSGLLILACHAEAASILSRQFQERRVEKYYIALSDQKPRKKQGLIKGDMERTRRGSWKLSTGQSNPAVTRFFSCSPAPGLRLFLLRPLTGKTHQLRVALKSIGAAILGDQRYHGATPTETDRGYLHAWGVAFDWQGERCEYLCDPDIGELFLQQAVKQQLENWKPPASQAWPASKK, encoded by the coding sequence ATGCAGGCTTATTCACTGGTCGTTCAGACTGACGATTATCTGATTATTAATAAGGCGCCCGGTATCTCGGTTCATCGTGATGAAGCGGATACCGGCCTGTTGCAACAAATCTCGGCAGATCTTGATTGTGGCCCCCTCTATCTTGTCCATCGACTGGATAAGATGACCTCTGGTTTACTGATACTGGCCTGTCATGCTGAGGCCGCTTCTATACTCTCCCGGCAGTTTCAGGAAAGACGGGTAGAAAAATACTATATTGCACTGTCCGACCAGAAGCCACGCAAAAAGCAGGGGCTGATCAAGGGTGATATGGAGCGAACGCGCCGGGGCAGCTGGAAACTCTCTACCGGTCAGAGCAATCCTGCCGTTACCCGTTTTTTTAGTTGTTCGCCAGCGCCTGGATTGCGGCTGTTTCTGCTGCGACCCTTGACCGGTAAAACGCATCAGCTTCGGGTTGCCCTGAAAAGCATCGGTGCGGCCATTCTTGGTGATCAGCGTTATCATGGTGCAACACCGACAGAGACCGACCGGGGATATCTGCATGCCTGGGGCGTGGCATTTGACTGGCAGGGTGAGCGATGTGAATATCTGTGTGATCCGGATATCGGTGAGCTATTTCTTCAGCAGGCGGTAAAACAACAGCTCGAAAACTGGAAGCCGCCTGCCAGTCAGGCCTGGCCTGCATCGAAAAAATGA
- the purM gene encoding phosphoribosylformylglycinamidine cyclo-ligase: MSATDNNTPISYKDAGVDIDAGNALVDRIKGVAKRTARPEVMGGLGGFGALCEIPEGYKKPVLVSGTDGVGTKLRLAMDLKKHDTIGIDLVAMCVNDLIVAGAEPLFFLDYYATGKLNIDIAADVVTGIGAGCELAGAALVGGETAEMPGMYEGEDYDLAGFCVGVVEKDEIIDGSKVSVGDKLIALPSSGPHSNGYSLIRKIIEVREADLSGTVDGKPLTEALLEPTRIYVKPVLELIRKSQVNALSHITGGGLLENIPRVLPQSAKAVIDINSWQMPEVFRWIQTLGNVDSREMYRTLNCGIGMVIVVPANTADTALEILKEAGEAPFIVGEIATATEGEEQVELLGLEA; this comes from the coding sequence ATGTCTGCAACTGACAATAACACTCCTATCAGCTATAAAGACGCCGGCGTCGATATCGATGCAGGTAACGCACTGGTTGATCGTATTAAAGGCGTTGCGAAACGCACCGCACGCCCGGAAGTTATGGGCGGCCTGGGTGGCTTCGGAGCCCTGTGCGAAATCCCTGAAGGTTACAAGAAGCCAGTACTGGTTTCCGGTACCGACGGCGTAGGCACCAAGTTGCGCCTGGCAATGGACCTGAAGAAGCACGATACCATCGGTATCGATCTGGTTGCGATGTGCGTCAACGATCTGATCGTTGCCGGCGCTGAGCCTCTGTTCTTCCTCGACTATTACGCCACCGGCAAACTGAACATCGACATTGCAGCTGATGTTGTAACCGGCATCGGTGCGGGTTGCGAGCTTGCAGGTGCTGCACTGGTTGGCGGTGAAACCGCTGAAATGCCAGGCATGTACGAGGGCGAAGATTACGACCTGGCAGGTTTCTGCGTTGGCGTAGTCGAGAAAGATGAGATTATTGACGGCTCCAAAGTCAGCGTCGGTGACAAACTGATTGCACTACCCTCTTCCGGCCCCCACTCCAATGGCTACTCACTGATCCGCAAGATCATTGAAGTTCGTGAAGCCGACCTGAGCGGCACTGTTGATGGCAAGCCTCTGACTGAAGCACTGCTGGAACCTACCCGCATCTATGTTAAGCCGGTACTTGAGCTGATCAGAAAAAGTCAGGTAAATGCGCTGTCTCATATTACCGGCGGCGGTCTGCTGGAAAACATTCCCCGGGTTCTGCCGCAAAGCGCAAAAGCAGTTATTGATATTAACAGCTGGCAGATGCCTGAAGTATTCCGTTGGATTCAGACACTGGGCAATGTTGATTCCCGTGAGATGTATCGCACCCTGAACTGCGGTATCGGCATGGTTATCGTAGTCCCAGCAAACACTGCCGACACTGCGCTGGAAATTCTCAAGGAAGCCGGTGAAGCTCCATTTATTGTCGGTGAGATCGCGACTGCGACTGAGGGCGAAGAGCAGGTAGAACTGCTGGGTCTGGAGGCCTGA
- a CDS encoding two pore domain potassium channel family protein — MVRRYIYSTDEYNVRNYSTLFLGVLAFGLLYSLIALLSFPLLWFEQNHPDANILSYADAFWALQMSASTIGFGDFYPTSQGGRVIVALMFYIGVGIVGFIGAQIASKMVGFADTNVRNRELRLQNDEILKHNKELERKLDLLFKQLERSSATEKNQCDNTP; from the coding sequence ATGGTCAGACGCTATATCTATTCAACGGATGAGTACAATGTGCGTAACTACAGCACACTGTTTCTCGGCGTCCTAGCCTTCGGACTGCTTTACAGCCTGATTGCCCTACTCTCTTTCCCCCTGCTCTGGTTCGAACAGAATCATCCCGACGCAAATATACTTAGCTATGCTGATGCCTTCTGGGCGTTGCAAATGAGTGCCAGCACCATCGGCTTTGGTGACTTTTATCCGACAAGCCAGGGCGGCAGAGTAATCGTCGCACTGATGTTCTATATCGGCGTTGGCATCGTCGGCTTTATCGGCGCTCAGATTGCCAGTAAAATGGTGGGATTCGCGGATACCAATGTCCGCAACCGGGAGTTACGCCTTCAGAACGATGAGATTCTAAAACATAACAAAGAGTTAGAACGCAAACTTGATCTTTTGTTTAAACAGTTAGAGCGCTCATCTGCAACAGAAAAAAACCAGTGCGATAACACCCCATAA